One genomic segment of Microcella indica includes these proteins:
- a CDS encoding NADPH-dependent FMN reductase, whose protein sequence is MIIVGSVRPGRIGLPIAQWVRERVEAAGHEVDFADLAEIALPFLDEPAHPAKKQYTQPHTVAWSERVDAAEAVILVTPEYNHSYSPALKNALDFLFREWSRKPVAFVSYGGVSGGLRGVTALEPVLLALGMVRSTADVIIPGASRQIEEGTLAHDDSRERAMEAVIDELASLAAPLAALRT, encoded by the coding sequence ATGATCATCGTCGGTAGCGTTCGCCCCGGCCGCATCGGCCTCCCCATCGCGCAGTGGGTGCGTGAGCGCGTGGAGGCGGCCGGTCACGAGGTCGACTTCGCCGACCTCGCCGAGATCGCGCTACCATTCCTCGACGAGCCTGCGCATCCCGCGAAGAAGCAGTACACGCAGCCGCACACGGTCGCGTGGAGCGAGCGCGTCGACGCCGCGGAGGCGGTCATTCTCGTGACGCCCGAGTACAACCACAGCTACAGCCCGGCGCTCAAGAACGCGCTCGACTTCCTCTTCCGCGAGTGGAGCCGCAAGCCCGTCGCGTTCGTGAGCTACGGCGGAGTCTCCGGCGGCCTGCGGGGCGTCACGGCGCTCGAACCCGTGCTGCTCGCGCTCGGCATGGTGCGCTCGACGGCCGACGTCATCATTCCCGGTGCGAGCCGCCAGATCGAGGAAGGCACGCTCGCGCACGACGACTCGCGCGAGCGTGCGATGGAGGCCGTCATCGACGAGCTCGCGTCGCTCGCCGCACCGCTCGCCGCGCTGCGCACATAG
- a CDS encoding aldo/keto reductase: protein MRTSILGRTGAAVSSLGLGTWQLGADWGDVSESDARAVLDAALESGVTLFDTADVYGDGRSEQLIGRYLADRPEADVFVATKMGRRLPQEPENYSTENFRAWNDRSRANLGVDTLDLVQLHCPPTAVYSIDRVFDDLDQMVDEGRIRHYGVSVERVDEALAAMERPNLATVQIIINAFRLKPLETVLPVAVDRGIGIIARVPLASGLLSGKYTRETTFAENDHRHYNRDGAAFDVGETFSGVDYESGVAAAVEFSALAEQHGLAPATAALAWLAQLPGVSTVIPGARSPQQARANAAAGEVDDLPPAFHESVVELYDRYFRAAIHERW from the coding sequence ATGCGAACCTCCATTCTCGGCCGCACGGGTGCGGCAGTGTCCTCCCTCGGTCTCGGCACCTGGCAGCTCGGCGCAGACTGGGGTGACGTCTCCGAATCGGATGCCCGTGCCGTCCTCGACGCTGCCCTCGAGTCGGGCGTCACGCTGTTCGACACTGCAGACGTCTACGGCGATGGGCGCAGCGAGCAGCTCATCGGCCGCTACCTCGCCGATCGCCCGGAGGCCGATGTCTTCGTCGCCACGAAGATGGGCCGCCGCCTTCCGCAGGAGCCGGAGAACTACTCGACCGAGAACTTCCGTGCCTGGAACGACCGCAGCCGCGCCAACCTGGGCGTGGACACTCTCGACCTCGTGCAGCTGCACTGCCCGCCGACCGCGGTCTACTCGATCGACCGAGTGTTCGACGACCTCGACCAGATGGTCGACGAGGGGCGTATCCGCCACTACGGCGTGAGCGTGGAGCGGGTCGACGAGGCGCTCGCCGCCATGGAGCGCCCGAATCTGGCGACCGTGCAGATCATCATCAATGCGTTCCGCCTCAAGCCGCTCGAGACCGTGCTGCCCGTCGCCGTCGATCGCGGCATCGGCATCATCGCGCGCGTGCCGCTCGCCTCGGGCTTGCTGAGCGGCAAGTACACGCGCGAGACGACCTTCGCGGAGAACGACCACCGCCACTACAACCGCGACGGCGCGGCCTTCGACGTGGGGGAAACCTTCTCGGGCGTCGACTACGAGTCGGGTGTCGCCGCAGCCGTGGAGTTCTCGGCGCTCGCCGAGCAGCACGGCCTCGCACCGGCGACCGCCGCACTCGCGTGGCTCGCGCAGCTGCCGGGAGTGAGCACCGTGATCCCCGGCGCGCGCTCGCCTCAGCAGGCGCGCGCCAACGCCGCCGCGGGCGAGGTCGACGACCTGCCTCCAGCCTTCCACGAGAGCGTTGTCGAGCTGTACGACCGGTACTTCCGCGCCGCCATCCACGAGCGCTGGTAG
- a CDS encoding DUF4349 domain-containing protein, producing the protein MTRRLRLATAASLTLLAALALGGCSAGAFDSATDSGGPAFGGDSGGELGGEFGDAPAAEEAAQDGEISDGRSVITTGHLYLTVDAPLDAAEEAARITERAGGRVDGRTEYSPDQGRYAAAELLLRLPSATLTETLEELRALGEVEELTLQTDDVTREVQDLDARITALRSSVERLLALQDAAATVDDLIDLETAISDRQGRLESLEAQQRYLADQVDLSTLRLTLGSDATAPVDEPDTFLTGLLAGWESLVAVGSGLLVIAGVLLPWLAVLGVLALVTLLVVRGARRRRGRAAEPTP; encoded by the coding sequence ATGACTCGACGACTGCGCCTCGCGACCGCCGCCTCGCTCACCCTGCTCGCCGCTCTCGCGCTCGGCGGATGCTCCGCCGGAGCCTTCGACTCGGCGACCGACTCGGGCGGGCCGGCCTTCGGCGGTGACTCGGGAGGCGAGCTCGGTGGCGAGTTCGGCGACGCGCCGGCCGCCGAGGAGGCGGCTCAGGATGGCGAGATCTCCGACGGGCGCTCCGTCATCACCACAGGGCACCTCTATCTCACCGTCGACGCGCCGCTCGACGCCGCGGAGGAGGCCGCGCGCATCACCGAGCGCGCGGGCGGGCGGGTCGACGGTCGCACGGAGTACTCGCCCGACCAGGGTCGCTACGCCGCCGCCGAACTGCTGCTGCGCCTCCCCTCCGCGACGCTCACGGAGACGCTCGAGGAGCTGCGGGCGCTCGGCGAGGTGGAGGAGCTCACCCTGCAGACCGACGACGTGACGCGCGAGGTGCAGGATCTCGACGCGCGCATCACGGCGCTGCGGTCCTCCGTCGAGCGACTGCTCGCCCTGCAGGACGCCGCGGCGACGGTCGACGACCTCATCGACCTCGAGACGGCGATCAGCGACCGTCAGGGTCGGCTGGAGAGCCTCGAGGCGCAGCAGCGCTACCTCGCCGACCAGGTCGACCTCTCGACTCTCCGCCTGACGCTCGGCTCGGACGCGACCGCGCCCGTCGACGAGCCCGACACGTTCCTGACCGGCCTCCTCGCCGGCTGGGAGTCGCTCGTGGCCGTCGGCTCGGGCCTGCTCGTCATCGCCGGTGTGCTGCTGCCCTGGCTCGCCGTGCTCGGGGTGCTCGCCCTCGTGACGCTGCTCGTCGTGCGCGGCGCTCGACGCCGCCGGGGTCGCGCCGCCGAGCCGACTCCCTAG
- a CDS encoding IS481 family transposase, translating to MSQGRSVRPRLNEFGRMLIIQRVLHDGRPVAHVAKELGVSRQCAHRWVARYRREGAVGLRDRSCRPHRSPTRVPIEVEERVLQLRREQRRGQDWIGPELGIPTRTVGAILKRRGVPRLSDCDPLTGEVIRASKATAHRYERQRPGELVHMDVKKLGRIPDGGGWRANGREHGQTSAQKRARIGFDFVHSLVDDHSRLAYSEILTDEKGGTCAAFLQRAAEFFADHGIDRIERVMTDNAFGYRLSNDVAAVLDQLGARHVLIRPHCPWQNGKVERFNRTLQTEWAYRQVFSSNLERQQALAPWLNYYNTQRRHSALDGLPPISRVSPTS from the coding sequence GTGTCCCAGGGTAGGTCTGTTCGTCCGCGTTTGAACGAGTTCGGGCGGATGCTGATCATTCAGCGCGTGCTTCACGACGGTCGACCGGTCGCTCACGTCGCCAAAGAGCTCGGAGTGTCCCGGCAGTGCGCGCATCGGTGGGTCGCGCGTTATCGCCGGGAAGGTGCCGTCGGCCTGCGGGATCGCTCTTGCAGGCCGCACCGATCACCAACCAGGGTCCCGATCGAGGTTGAGGAACGGGTTCTTCAGCTGCGCCGTGAGCAGCGGCGCGGGCAGGACTGGATCGGGCCGGAGTTGGGAATCCCAACACGAACAGTCGGCGCGATCCTGAAACGTCGTGGGGTGCCGCGACTATCGGACTGCGATCCGTTGACTGGAGAAGTGATCCGAGCCAGCAAGGCCACCGCGCATCGTTATGAGCGGCAACGACCCGGTGAACTGGTTCACATGGACGTCAAGAAACTCGGCCGGATCCCCGACGGCGGCGGTTGGAGAGCCAACGGTCGCGAGCACGGGCAAACCTCAGCGCAGAAGCGCGCCCGGATCGGTTTCGACTTCGTGCATTCCCTGGTCGATGATCACTCCCGGCTGGCGTATTCCGAGATCCTGACGGACGAGAAGGGCGGCACCTGCGCGGCGTTCCTGCAACGGGCCGCCGAGTTCTTTGCCGATCACGGAATCGACCGCATTGAACGGGTGATGACCGATAACGCGTTCGGCTATCGCCTCTCCAACGACGTCGCGGCGGTGCTGGACCAGCTCGGTGCTCGTCACGTTCTGATCCGCCCCCACTGCCCCTGGCAGAACGGGAAGGTCGAACGCTTCAACCGCACCCTGCAAACCGAGTGGGCCTATCGGCAGGTGTTCTCCTCGAATCTCGAGCGTCAGCAAGCACTTGCGCCATGGCTGAACTACTACAACACTCAACGACGCCACTCAGCCCTCGATGGGCTCCCGCCGATCAGCCGAGTGTCACCAACGTCCTAG
- a CDS encoding ribonucleoside-diphosphate reductase subunit alpha, with protein MSITVVKRDGSREAYDANKINLAIEHAAQGLDDNITWVTQIASELELTLFDGITTQQLDEAVIQVALQNVKDDPAFDTVAARLLLKTIYKRVLGDYENAAELRDLHREHFAAYIQRGVSENLLDSRFPDAFDLEALAAALDPSHDDLLKYIGVVTLNNRYGIKARNGQPLETPQYFWMRVAMGLSLNEADPTSHAIAFYKKMSALEYLAAGSTLVNAGTSYPQLSNCFVMEMQDDIEHIAKSVRDVMWLTKGTGGIGLSVTKLRAQGSPIRSNNTTSTGPIPFMHTIDSVLRAVSRGGKKFGALCFYMENWHMDFPEFLDLRQNSGDPYRRTRTANTAVWISDEFMKRVQNDEDWYLFDPLEVSDLNELYGKAFSARYAEYVAMAERGELNMFKKIGAREQFKQILISLQSSSHPWLTWKDTINNRAINNNTGTIHLSNLCTEICLPQDRDNISVCNLASINLSRHLVDGRLDFAKIAESARLAVRQLDNLIDITVSSVDEADHANTTNRAIGLGVMGFTDVVEKLGYSYDSEESFDLIDEIMEHVSYAAIDESAELAKERGSYDNFAGSRWSQGIVPIDTIDLTEADRGLEMQVNRTTRLDWDALREKVKGGMRNATLMAIAPTASIGLVAGTTPGLDPQFSQIFSRSTSSGKFLEVNRNLVEALRERGLWESVRESILRSQGDIQGISAIPDDVKATYKTSFQLSPYAFLEVAARAQKWIDQAISRNMYLETRDVDEMVDIYTAAWKRGVKTTYYLHMKPRHTAEQSTVKVNKSETVGGDGSSTRRKGFGAASSGSAAPASTEAETVGASAPKRGFGFGGASKAAE; from the coding sequence GTGAGCATCACCGTTGTCAAGCGCGATGGAAGCCGAGAGGCGTACGACGCCAACAAGATCAACCTCGCCATCGAGCACGCCGCCCAGGGCCTCGACGACAACATCACGTGGGTGACGCAGATCGCGAGCGAGCTCGAGCTCACCCTCTTCGACGGCATCACGACGCAGCAGCTCGACGAGGCCGTCATCCAGGTCGCTCTGCAGAACGTGAAGGACGACCCGGCGTTCGACACCGTCGCCGCGCGCCTCCTGCTCAAGACGATCTACAAGCGCGTGCTCGGCGACTACGAGAATGCGGCCGAGCTGCGCGACCTGCACCGCGAGCACTTCGCCGCGTACATTCAGCGCGGCGTGAGCGAGAACCTGCTCGACTCCCGCTTCCCCGACGCCTTCGACCTCGAGGCGCTCGCTGCTGCGCTCGACCCTTCGCACGACGACCTGCTCAAGTACATCGGCGTCGTGACCCTCAACAACCGCTACGGCATCAAGGCGCGCAACGGTCAGCCCCTCGAGACCCCGCAGTACTTCTGGATGCGCGTGGCCATGGGCCTCTCGCTCAACGAGGCCGACCCCACGAGCCACGCCATCGCCTTCTACAAGAAGATGTCGGCGCTCGAGTACCTCGCCGCGGGCTCCACGCTCGTCAACGCCGGCACGAGCTACCCGCAGCTCTCGAACTGCTTCGTCATGGAGATGCAGGACGACATCGAGCACATCGCCAAGAGCGTGCGCGACGTCATGTGGCTCACGAAGGGCACCGGCGGCATCGGCCTCTCCGTGACCAAGCTTCGTGCGCAGGGCTCGCCCATCCGCTCCAACAACACGACCTCCACCGGGCCGATCCCGTTCATGCACACGATCGACTCGGTGCTGCGCGCGGTCAGCCGCGGCGGCAAGAAGTTCGGCGCCCTCTGCTTCTACATGGAGAACTGGCACATGGACTTCCCGGAGTTCCTCGACCTGCGCCAGAACTCCGGCGACCCCTACCGCCGCACCCGCACCGCCAACACGGCCGTCTGGATCAGCGACGAGTTCATGAAGCGCGTGCAGAACGACGAGGACTGGTACCTCTTCGACCCGCTCGAGGTGAGCGACCTCAACGAGCTCTACGGCAAGGCCTTCTCCGCCCGCTACGCCGAGTACGTGGCGATGGCCGAGCGTGGCGAGCTGAACATGTTCAAGAAGATCGGCGCGCGCGAGCAGTTCAAGCAGATCCTCATCTCGCTGCAGTCCTCCAGCCACCCGTGGCTCACGTGGAAGGACACGATCAACAACCGCGCGATCAACAACAACACGGGCACGATCCACCTCTCGAACCTGTGCACCGAGATCTGCCTGCCGCAGGACCGCGACAACATCTCGGTCTGCAACCTCGCCTCGATCAACCTCAGCCGCCACCTCGTGGATGGCCGGCTCGACTTCGCGAAGATCGCCGAGAGCGCGCGGCTCGCGGTGCGCCAGCTCGACAACCTCATCGACATCACCGTGTCGAGCGTCGACGAGGCCGACCACGCCAACACGACCAACCGCGCGATCGGTCTGGGCGTCATGGGCTTCACCGATGTCGTCGAGAAGCTCGGCTACTCCTACGACTCGGAGGAGTCCTTCGACCTCATCGACGAGATCATGGAGCACGTCTCTTACGCGGCGATCGACGAGTCGGCCGAGCTCGCGAAGGAGCGCGGCTCCTACGACAACTTCGCCGGCTCGCGCTGGTCGCAGGGCATCGTGCCGATCGACACGATCGACCTCACCGAGGCCGATCGCGGCCTCGAGATGCAGGTCAACCGCACGACGCGACTCGACTGGGACGCGCTGCGCGAGAAGGTCAAGGGCGGCATGCGCAATGCGACCCTCATGGCCATCGCCCCGACCGCATCCATCGGCCTCGTCGCCGGCACGACGCCGGGACTCGACCCGCAGTTCTCGCAGATCTTCAGCCGCTCCACGAGCTCGGGCAAGTTCCTCGAGGTCAACCGCAACCTCGTCGAGGCGCTGCGCGAGCGCGGGCTGTGGGAGTCGGTGCGCGAGTCGATCCTGCGCAGCCAGGGCGACATCCAGGGCATCAGCGCGATCCCCGACGACGTCAAGGCCACCTACAAGACGAGCTTCCAGCTCTCGCCGTACGCCTTCCTCGAGGTCGCGGCGCGCGCCCAGAAGTGGATCGACCAGGCCATCAGCCGCAACATGTACCTCGAGACGCGCGACGTCGACGAGATGGTCGACATCTACACGGCCGCCTGGAAGAGGGGCGTCAAGACGACCTACTACCTGCACATGAAGCCGCGCCACACGGCCGAGCAGTCGACCGTCAAGGTCAACAAGTCTGAGACCGTCGGCGGCGACGGCTCGAGCACGCGGCGCAAGGGCTTCGGCGCGGCGTCCTCCGGCTCCGCCGCCCCGGCGAGCACCGAGGCGGAGACCGTCGGTGCGTCCGCACCGAAGCGGGGCTTCGGCTTCGGCGGCGCCAGCAAGGCGGCAGAGTGA
- a CDS encoding ribonucleotide-diphosphate reductase subunit beta has translation MGILGTGIQEGLLLKPVTYKWAMELYDQAVANTWFPNEVQLGEDIADFKKMTDEERHAITFLMSYFNPNELLVNKALAFGVYPYINAPEAHLYLAKQMWEEANHCMSFEYVLETFPIDRAAAYDSHVSVPSMARKEEFEVKFIRRMTEDTLDITTTEGKQDFIRNLVAYNVILEGIWFYSGFMVALSFRQRNLLRNFGSLVDWIVRDESLHLKFGINLILTVLEENEDLQTEEFANEIRQMILDAVEMEEQYNHDLLPGGILGLNANYINQYVKYLADRRLEELGFETEYNVTNPAKWMATANDTLQLVNFFESTNTSYEVNAKTSA, from the coding sequence ATGGGCATTCTCGGCACCGGCATTCAGGAGGGCTTGCTGCTCAAGCCCGTCACCTACAAGTGGGCGATGGAGCTGTACGACCAGGCGGTCGCCAACACGTGGTTCCCCAACGAGGTTCAGCTCGGCGAAGACATCGCCGACTTCAAGAAGATGACCGATGAGGAGCGCCACGCGATCACGTTCCTCATGAGCTACTTCAACCCGAACGAGCTGCTCGTCAACAAGGCGCTCGCGTTCGGCGTCTACCCCTACATCAACGCTCCCGAGGCGCACCTCTACCTCGCGAAGCAGATGTGGGAAGAAGCGAACCACTGCATGAGCTTCGAGTACGTGCTCGAGACCTTCCCGATCGACCGCGCGGCCGCCTACGACTCGCACGTGAGCGTGCCGTCGATGGCGCGCAAGGAAGAGTTCGAGGTCAAGTTCATCCGCCGCATGACGGAAGACACGCTCGACATCACGACGACCGAGGGCAAGCAGGACTTCATCCGCAACCTGGTCGCCTACAACGTGATCCTCGAGGGCATCTGGTTCTACAGCGGCTTCATGGTCGCCCTGTCGTTCCGCCAGCGCAATCTGCTGCGCAACTTCGGGTCGCTCGTCGACTGGATCGTGCGCGACGAGAGCCTGCACCTCAAGTTCGGCATCAACCTCATCCTCACCGTGCTCGAAGAGAATGAAGACCTGCAGACGGAGGAGTTCGCGAACGAGATCCGTCAGATGATCCTCGACGCTGTCGAGATGGAGGAGCAGTACAACCACGACCTCCTCCCGGGCGGCATCCTCGGCCTCAACGCGAACTACATCAACCAGTACGTGAAGTACTTGGCCGACCGTCGCCTCGAGGAGCTCGGCTTCGAGACCGAGTACAACGTCACCAACCCGGCGAAGTGGATGGCGACGGCGAACGACACGCTGCAGCTCGTCAACTTCTTCGAGTCGACGAACACGTCGTACGAAGTCAACGCGAAGACCTCGGCATAG
- a CDS encoding alpha/beta fold hydrolase: protein MGFLDRLLRRPPPLHVAHDSGTGAGDDRPVVVLVHGIASSSVTFDNLVPLLEPDYRCIAIDLLGFGHSPIPEHARYTLDEHTAALRRTIRSLRLRRPFTLVGHSLGSLISARYAARRRDEVSHLVMVGPPVYLPPAAMGDPADRASMGLYFAAYQFLRSNRDFTTRAASALASIAPIEDVLEVSERNWTPFVLSLENAIESQTSLADLADVTAPVDIVHGTLDPFIAPGGLKIVSQLRKVTMTRVTGMDHLIRPKLAREVERVIREHG from the coding sequence ATGGGATTCCTCGATCGACTGCTGCGGCGACCGCCCCCGTTGCATGTCGCCCACGACTCGGGCACAGGGGCCGGCGACGACCGCCCCGTGGTCGTGCTCGTGCATGGCATCGCGTCCTCCTCCGTGACGTTCGACAACCTCGTGCCGCTCCTCGAGCCCGACTACCGCTGCATCGCGATCGACCTGCTCGGGTTCGGGCACTCCCCGATTCCCGAGCACGCGCGCTACACGCTCGACGAGCACACGGCGGCGTTGCGCCGCACGATCAGGTCGTTGCGCCTGCGCCGGCCGTTCACGCTCGTCGGGCACTCTCTGGGCAGCCTCATCTCGGCCCGGTACGCGGCACGCCGTCGAGACGAGGTCAGCCATCTCGTGATGGTCGGCCCGCCGGTCTACCTGCCGCCCGCCGCGATGGGCGACCCCGCCGACCGCGCGAGCATGGGGCTGTACTTCGCCGCGTATCAGTTCTTGCGCAGCAACCGAGATTTCACGACGAGGGCCGCGTCCGCGCTCGCATCGATCGCGCCTATCGAAGACGTTCTGGAGGTCTCGGAGCGCAACTGGACCCCGTTCGTGCTCTCCCTCGAGAACGCGATCGAGTCGCAGACCTCGCTCGCCGACCTCGCTGACGTCACCGCCCCGGTCGACATCGTGCACGGCACACTCGACCCTTTCATCGCGCCGGGAGGGCTCAAGATCGTGTCTCAGCTGCGCAAGGTGACGATGACGCGCGTGACCGGCATGGATCACCTGATCCGCCCGAAGCTCGCGCGCGAGGTCGAGCGGGTCATCCGCGAGCACGGCTGA
- a CDS encoding MFS transporter, whose translation MSGYGDLLRTPGVARIISAQLTARLPSGMLSLAFLIHIEGIFDSYAAAGLVLAATSVGQAVAGPLTSRWMGALGMRPVLVVTLIVCATGILLIAFAPMPIWLYMIVGLVTGLSTPPIQPAVRTIYPKMVTSRQLTPLFSLDASAQEIIWIMGPVMTVFLATQVSSVIAIAVAAVFLIGGGTWFIACPEVGKVRIPRSRRRMGVVLRNRAMLLSTITGFLLIGSAASIEVGVVAVFGEEGAEAGILFGIWAIASLVGGLSMGHLPIGPWALARRMGILFVGMAAAPFALEFWWLAFALVIAGIGIAPALAVMFAIVSASVKFSETAEAYGWLGTGQLIGAAFGSAVAGFLIDEIGPLGGFYTAIGFALLGVIVASAFHGWHPDLRGRDASPLADTEPVQQIS comes from the coding sequence GTGAGTGGATATGGCGACCTGTTGAGAACTCCCGGCGTGGCGCGCATCATCTCTGCGCAGCTCACCGCCCGGCTGCCCTCCGGCATGCTCTCGCTCGCCTTCCTCATCCACATCGAGGGCATCTTCGACTCCTACGCGGCCGCGGGCCTCGTGCTCGCGGCGACGAGCGTGGGCCAGGCGGTCGCCGGCCCCCTCACGAGCCGATGGATGGGAGCCCTCGGGATGCGCCCCGTGCTCGTCGTCACGCTCATCGTGTGCGCCACGGGCATCCTGCTCATCGCCTTCGCACCCATGCCCATCTGGCTCTACATGATCGTCGGTCTCGTCACCGGGCTGTCGACCCCGCCGATTCAGCCCGCCGTGCGCACGATCTACCCCAAGATGGTGACATCGCGCCAGCTGACGCCGCTGTTCTCGCTCGACGCCTCGGCGCAGGAGATCATCTGGATCATGGGGCCGGTCATGACGGTCTTCCTCGCCACGCAGGTCTCGAGCGTCATCGCCATAGCCGTCGCCGCCGTGTTCCTCATCGGCGGCGGCACGTGGTTCATCGCGTGCCCCGAGGTCGGCAAAGTGCGCATCCCGCGCAGTCGGCGCCGCATGGGCGTCGTCCTGCGCAACCGCGCCATGCTGCTGTCGACCATCACGGGCTTCCTGCTCATCGGCTCGGCCGCGTCGATCGAGGTCGGCGTCGTCGCGGTGTTCGGTGAGGAGGGCGCCGAGGCGGGCATCCTCTTCGGCATCTGGGCGATCGCCTCGCTCGTCGGAGGCCTGTCGATGGGCCACCTGCCGATCGGGCCGTGGGCGCTCGCGCGCCGCATGGGCATCCTGTTCGTCGGCATGGCGGCCGCGCCGTTCGCCCTGGAATTCTGGTGGCTCGCCTTCGCTCTCGTCATCGCCGGCATCGGCATCGCACCCGCCCTCGCCGTCATGTTCGCGATCGTCTCGGCGAGCGTGAAGTTCAGCGAGACAGCGGAGGCCTACGGGTGGCTCGGCACCGGCCAGCTCATCGGCGCGGCCTTCGGTTCCGCCGTCGCGGGCTTCCTCATCGACGAGATCGGGCCGCTCGGAGGGTTCTACACGGCGATCGGCTTCGCCCTCCTCGGCGTCATCGTCGCGAGCGCCTTCCATGGCTGGCACCCCGACCTGCGTGGCCGCGATGCGAGCCCCCTGGCCGACACGGAGCCCGTGCAGCAGATCAGCTGA
- a CDS encoding siderophore-interacting protein, protein MPYTLTRHPFPPAVRELRLGARTVLAREGVEHYVRLRLVASRPGELSGFIAPGGGDHVRIVVGSPEGGPVELDDEEHPRGESRTETIVAHDADEGWIDVDVLVHGEAGAEAGVIGAWAARASLGSPAVMMGPKGSVVLDGSPGEVVIAGDDSALPAVRRYLGMLGSSITGHLLLETRFDLASLGIEPPAGLQLSILNPDAARPSAALVSALQALPAPADAAERFVFACGEQSIVAPVRQVLAAWGIDVERAVVKGYWKR, encoded by the coding sequence ATGCCCTACACGCTCACGCGCCACCCGTTCCCGCCCGCCGTGCGTGAGCTGCGCCTCGGCGCGCGCACGGTCCTCGCGCGTGAGGGGGTAGAGCACTACGTGCGGCTGCGACTCGTCGCGTCGCGACCCGGCGAACTCTCGGGCTTCATCGCGCCCGGGGGCGGTGACCACGTGCGCATCGTCGTGGGGAGCCCCGAGGGCGGCCCGGTCGAGCTCGACGACGAAGAGCACCCTCGCGGCGAGTCCCGTACCGAGACGATCGTCGCGCACGATGCCGACGAGGGCTGGATCGACGTGGACGTGCTCGTGCACGGCGAGGCGGGCGCCGAGGCCGGCGTGATCGGCGCGTGGGCGGCGCGCGCGTCACTCGGCTCGCCCGCCGTCATGATGGGGCCCAAAGGGTCAGTGGTGCTCGACGGCAGCCCCGGTGAGGTCGTCATCGCCGGCGACGACAGCGCCCTCCCGGCCGTGCGCCGCTACCTCGGGATGCTCGGCTCGAGCATCACCGGGCACCTGCTGCTCGAGACCCGGTTCGACCTCGCGTCGCTCGGCATCGAGCCGCCCGCGGGGCTGCAGTTGAGCATCCTGAACCCCGATGCCGCGCGCCCCAGCGCCGCCCTCGTGAGCGCTCTGCAGGCGCTGCCGGCGCCCGCCGACGCTGCCGAGCGCTTCGTCTTCGCGTGCGGCGAGCAGTCGATCGTCGCGCCCGTGCGCCAGGTGCTCGCCGCGTGGGGCATCGACGTCGAGCGCGCCGTCGTGAAGGGCTACTGGAAGCGGTGA